The Gammaproteobacteria bacterium DNA window GCCAGGCAGAAAACACTCGCATATCAGCAATCGCTCTCCATGCAGCCGCACCCAGGATCGGCGCGCCCAGGTCGTTACGGCTTCGTCGCGCATCAGGTTAACCGAAAGATCGCTGCGTTGCCGAGCCGCTGCCTGGAAGAGCTCGTCACCTGGCCCGAGTCGGCAGAGCTCGAAGCTGCCCTCGCGCTCGCCACCGCTCTGGAACAGCACATCTCCCAGCGGTTTCGTTCCCAGCTCGGCCAGCCAGCCATCCTTGGCCATGGCCGGATCGGGAATCAGGGTGCGAGCAAAGATCATGGCCGTGTCATGGCAGTTCAGGGTCACTTCGCGCAAGCGCGCGGGCGTGTCCCCGGGCCAGCA harbors:
- a CDS encoding chorismate lyase; the encoded protein is CWPGDTPARLREVTLNCHDTAMIFARTLIPDPAMAKDGWLAELGTKPLGDVLFQSGGEREGSFELCRLGPGDELFQAAARQRSDLSVNLMRDEAVTTWARRSWVRLHGERLLICECFLPGLI